The following DNA comes from Candidatus Thermoplasmatota archaeon.
GTTTTCCAACAACCTCAATACCATTGCTTTTACAGTATTGCTCGATTTTTTCTGTATTATCCACATTGATGTCATATTTGTTAATGCAAACAACAGAAGGAATACCAAAATGGTTTGCAACACCAAGTATCCGTTCGAGATCATGAATCGCAGAAAGCGTCGGTTCGGTAACAACCAAAACAAGGTCAACTCCGGTTATGGCAGAAATAACGGGGCATCCAATACCTGGTGGGCCATCAATAATAATCAAATCTTTTCCCTGTTCCTCTGCAAGCGTTTTTGCATTGTTTCTCACCACTGTAACTAGTTTTCCAGAGGCTTCCTCAGCCGTTTTCAACATGGCATGGGACATCGGCCCGAAACGAGTCTCGGAGATATATGCAAAACCCGAATCCCTTTCTTTCATTGTAATTGCATCAACAGGACAAATATATTCACAGACGCCACAGCCCTCACAAGACTCCTTAATAAGATTAATTTCCTTATCAATCGCATCAAACTTACAAGACTCATAGCATTTTTTACAATCAATACAACGATCCTTATCAATATGTGCAATGTTTAATCCATGAAAACCCATTGTCTTTTTAACGTCAGGTTTAAGAATAAGATGAAGATCAGCGGCATCAACATCACAATCAGCAAGAACAGCATTACCGGCAAGAGATGCAAAAGCAGCAGTAATAGAAGTTTTACCTGTTCCGCCTTTCCCACTAATGACAGTAAGCTGCTTCATGCTTTCACCTCTGATTGTATTCTGCTAAAAAGATTTTGAAACCTGCTCCTCCAATCAGGTAATTCATTTACAAATGGAATGCCTTTAGAATAAAGATGAGCAATTTTTTCACTGTGAGGTATTTTCATCAGGATTGGTATTTTCTCATTTTGACAGTATAGTTCAACTTTTTTATCTCCAACTCCATCACGATTGATAATGACTCCAAATGGAATATGCAAATGCCGGACCACGTCAACAGCAAGTTTAAGATCATGAAGACCAAAAGGAGTAGGCTCGGTCACCAATATACAATAATCTGAACTACCAACCGTTTCAATAACCGGGCAGGAAGTACCAGGAGGGGCATCAAGAATTACATTCTTATCCCCGTCAACTTTCCGTTTCAATGCTTTAATAACAGGGATAGCCTGAATCTCTCCAATGTTCAACAAACCATGATAAAAATCAAGACCATCTGCCACTCCATGTTCGATCCTCCCAACGATTCGTTCATGCCAACCAACAGCATCCAGTGGACAAACAAGCTCGCATCCACCGCATGAATGGCACAACTCAGGAAAAACAAGTACATCAGATGGAACAACAGCCAATGCATTATACGCGCAGAAATCAGAGCACTTGCCACAAAAATTACATTTAGTCTTATCAATCTCTGGGATGCTTACCGAAATATCTTCACGCTCATTTATTTTTGCATTAAGAAAAATATTTGCATTTGGCTCTTCAACATCGCAGTCAATCAGTTGTGCCTTTTCAAGACTTAAAGCAAGATTTGTCGCAATTGTTGTTTTTCCTGTTCCACCTTTTCCACTGGCAACCGAAATAATCATTCTTTCACCTTCAAAATAAGCTTACCTACATCATTACCGATGTCTCTTGCAACCAGAGGACATTTTACCATCAGGAGGAAAAAAATTTCACGGCCGCTATCGCTCAATGATTCATAGTTTCCCTGGCCCTTGGCAATAACCATGTCTGCTGTCCTAAAATGTTCCATGAACTCTTTGGATGCATGTGAAAGCACAATTCCGGGCGCAGATAATTTTTGGCCTTCGTCTCCTGCAATAATTGTTGCAAGTTTATCGATACCCGCAAATTTTGCATCTTCAACCGTCGCATCATTAATGATTTGATTTGCTTTTACCACATAGGTTATTTCCTTCTCCATCTTTACAAGTTCTTCGAGTAGAAGTTTATCAAAGAAGATTTCTCCAGTATTGTCGGCTAAATAGAGAATTGTTTTTGTATTTTTTAAGACGTTTTTAAACCGTGGACATGCTTTATCTTCGAAATCCTTTTCGATCGTATCCTCAACACTAAATCTGTTGGCCGTACCAAAATCAATTACATTTCCAACAATTGCAAGCTTGATGGCCATGAATAATGAATCATCCGCTTCATTAATCAGTTGTTTAAGATGGGGATACAGTTTCTTTGCCATTTTATTTGACTGATCCTTTACTTTTTTATAAGGATCTTTCGAGCCCGTGACTCTCCTTATAATCTCATGTACCTCCCGTGATATCTCTGGAGGGGAACTTGTAAAAGAAACGACCCCGAGATGTTTCATAACTTCTCTGAGGGCACTCTTATGAATAGTTTTATCATCGGTTGCCATACATGCGGCTTCCAACGACTGTTTTAGAAAACACGGTATGCAATCAAGATATGTCTTCATTATTTCACTATTTGTATGTTAGTAGTGATGCTGATCTCTAAATACGTGCTGTGAACAGGCATCTGCCTCACTTGCTTTTTGAAGTTTTTCTTTTTTGAAAGCCTCGACTGCATCTTTTACAGTTCCAGATGCACCGATGTAAACCTCAATATCCATCTCCTCAAACATCATAATTGCGCGCCTTCCAAGCCCTCGACAGATCATGATGTTAACTCCTTCCTTTGCCATTATCTCAGGGGGATTCACCTGCCCATCCATATGATGACTTATATTGGGAACAACTTTTACTTCATCGGTATCAAGGTCAATAATCGTGTATGTAGGTACCCTGCCGAAGTGTTCTCCAATCTGCTCATCCAATCCTTTATCTCCCATACTTGGAATGCATATTTTCACTATTTCACCTCTTTCATATTTCTAGATGTGCGTCTTGTTTTTATCATTTTCTCAAATCTCCTGCGCTGCAAGAATTGTTCTCTATACTTTTCATAAATCACTTCTACTGCCGGCTCCCTGCCCCATTCCAAAATGGCTATCAACACTGGGAGCATCTGTCCCTTGAAACTCGCCTTTTTTGTATTTCTCAACTGCTTCTTTTACAGTCCCGCTTACCCCCGTGACGACTTTTATCCCGGCTGATTTTAGTATCCGAAATGCATTTGGCCCAGCATTACCAGTTATTACTGCCTTTATGCCAGCCCGTGCAAGCATCTGGGCAGCCTGTATCCCAGCGCCGCCTGAAGCCATCGCTTTCTCATTTGGAATAGCCTCAAAATTCATGGTTTCCATGTCAACTATTAAGAAATACGGACATCTTCCAAACCTTTGGTCGACATTGGAATTCAAATCCTCGCCTGTCGATGATATTCCTATCTTCATAACTTTCACCCTCAGACCGAAAGCACTCTTGCTTATTTAACCTTTGGCAGTTACGCCCTTGTCATAGGTGTCCCGCATTTTGGACATTTCTTGCTGTAGCAAGGCACTCCCAATTGATGTTGCTCTTTGTACCCGCAGTTTGGACAAATGCATTCACCTTCGGGGCCCTGAGCGAATCCACCGCCTAGACCACGACCTCTTCCTCGACCTCTCCCAGCTATGTGACCTTGTCCATCTGGCCCTGTTCCATTTCTACCTGGCATATTTTATCACCTTCCTTTATTTGCAATATTATCAATTTTTTTTACAATTTCTGCAAATGCTTTAGCAGAACTTGAGTCTGGGTATTTGACTATAAATGGTTCTCCAGAATCACCTGTTTCAACAATATTTGGGTCTATAGGAAGTTTTCCTAAAAAATGCACATTCATCTCTTTTGCAGCATTTTCTCCTCCCCCGACCTTAAACAGGTTAATTTCCTTACCGCAATACGGGCATGTCAAGCCGCTCATGTTCTCAATAATTCCGATTACCTGTGTTTTTAGCGCCCTTGCAAAGGTTACTGCTTTTCTGGAATCCAGCAATGCAACATCTTGAGGTGTAGTAACGATTACGGCGACACTATCCGGTATCAGCTGAGCAATGCTCAGTGGTTCATCTCCAGTGCCTGGCGGCAAATCAATAATCAAATAATCTAAATCACCCCAAACTACGTCACCCAGAAATTGCTGTATGGCCTTCATTTTTAATGGCCCACGCCAAATAACAGGTGTATCTCTATCTTTTAAAAGAAATGCCATCGATATTACTTTTAGATGCGGAGAAACAATAAATGGCAAGATACTGGTTTCATTACCTGCGAGGCGTTTATCCTCAATTCCCAGCATCTTAGGGATATTAGGGCCAGTAATATCGATATCAAGCAATCCTACCTCAAACCCATGCATAGACAAAGAGAAAGCCAGATTTGTAGCCACAGTACTTTTTCCCACACCACCCTTGCCACTCAGTATCACAATCTTATATTTGATTTTTTGCATATTATCTATAACCCTGGATTTATCACCGGCTAATCTTTTGGCATTATTCTCATTCAACTTCTGTCACCCCTCTGTTAGTATATTGTACTCCTAATTATCAATTTGTACCTTTTTTAAAACTTGTCTCCATCTTGAATAGTCTGGGTTATTCTCTACGAACTGCTTTAACTGCTTAACACTCTCAGACGTAATAACATGTTCTATATTACATGCATCAAGCTCAGCGATTTTTCTGCCCATAACGGTAAGTACATTTCCCCTATATGGTTTATGTGTAACAAGTTTTTTTTTATGTAACCTCTGAAGCATTTCAGTAACACTCGCAGGTTTAAGGTTTAGTGCTCTTGCTATCTCACTATTACGAACAGTTCTACGCTTCTGTTGAAGCAGATAAATCGTTTTGATATATTCTTCTTCTGCTTTTGATAACATTTTTTATTTTTTTTTAAAGTGAAGAAAAAAGGAAGTTTCCAATTCCTAACTTTATACTTTTGCTTTTTCAGAAACTCCCTTACTTTTCCTCTTTAGACAGTTCCTGGAGCCTTTCTTTTATGCCCTTAAGTTCTTCTTCCAAGCCTTTGACCATGTCTTCAAGGTATGCTTTTTCCTCTTCCCTGCTGGGTTCAGGATACTCACTCCCATAATATGGTGCTGGCCCATAGTATGGTGTTGGATATGGATAATATCCTCTCCACCAAAATCCTCGTCCTCGTCCAAAACCTCTACCTCTACCTCTTCCAAAGCCAAATCCTGGAACGCTGGGATTTGCGTATCCTGGTACTGGGTAGCCTGCACAGTATCCTGCAGCTCTACCTGTCATAGGCCCAAAGCCCCAAGGTCCTGTTCTGTCTCCACCTGGCATATTTTTCACCTCAAAAGAGTATATAGGAATAAATATATAAATATTTTCCAAAGCTTTTATATAAAATATACATAAGACGACTAGAAATTTACGTTCCAATGACAGGAAATGAACGGATTGCTCTCTCTCCATTATTCCACGTTTCAATTCTTATAACGTGAGTTCCTTTTCCTATAGAAAGCATGTTAGAATACGAGTTGCCATGTATAAGATCTTTTAACTCTCCATCTACATACATGGCTATCTCCCTCCCATCAATAGCTCTTGCTTTTACGGTAGCACTTCCAATAATTACGGTGTTTTTCATTTCCATGATTTTCCTTCCGTTGATATACATGCCATCTTCAGGCTCTTCAGCAAAAACAGCTATTTTGCTTGCAGGAGGTATTTGATGGTGGGTAACCCAGGCAACACTTCTTCTTAGCATCCACCAGTTATAACTTTCTTCTGATAAAATTCCATCGCTCCAGTTGTAGATGAACCATGTAAATCTTGTATTTGCTCTTACAGGAAATTCCTCTACATGCCCCCCAAAAAACGTTTTTTTCTCCGGATGGGGGCCAAATAAAACCACTTTTCCATTTCCATATGTCGTTGCGATTGATGCCCATTGCCCCTTTATATCAGTTGTTACATTTGCCGCTATTTCCCACCTGCCGTTCCATTTC
Coding sequences within:
- a CDS encoding Mrp/NBP35 family ATP-binding protein, which codes for MNENNAKRLAGDKSRVIDNMQKIKYKIVILSGKGGVGKSTVATNLAFSLSMHGFEVGLLDIDITGPNIPKMLGIEDKRLAGNETSILPFIVSPHLKVISMAFLLKDRDTPVIWRGPLKMKAIQQFLGDVVWGDLDYLIIDLPPGTGDEPLSIAQLIPDSVAVIVTTPQDVALLDSRKAVTFARALKTQVIGIIENMSGLTCPYCGKEINLFKVGGGENAAKEMNVHFLGKLPIDPNIVETGDSGEPFIVKYPDSSSAKAFAEIVKKIDNIANKGR
- a CDS encoding NifB/NifX family molybdenum-iron cluster-binding protein, which encodes MKIGISSTGEDLNSNVDQRFGRCPYFLIVDMETMNFEAIPNEKAMASGGAGIQAAQMLARAGIKAVITGNAGPNAFRILKSAGIKVVTGVSGTVKEAVEKYKKGEFQGTDAPSVDSHFGMGQGAGSRSDL
- a CDS encoding ATP-binding protein is translated as MIISVASGKGGTGKTTIATNLALSLEKAQLIDCDVEEPNANIFLNAKINEREDISVSIPEIDKTKCNFCGKCSDFCAYNALAVVPSDVLVFPELCHSCGGCELVCPLDAVGWHERIVGRIEHGVADGLDFYHGLLNIGEIQAIPVIKALKRKVDGDKNVILDAPPGTSCPVIETVGSSDYCILVTEPTPFGLHDLKLAVDVVRHLHIPFGVIINRDGVGDKKVELYCQNEKIPILMKIPHSEKIAHLYSKGIPFVNELPDWRSRFQNLFSRIQSEVKA
- a CDS encoding metal-dependent transcriptional regulator, which gives rise to MLSKAEEEYIKTIYLLQQKRRTVRNSEIARALNLKPASVTEMLQRLHKKKLVTHKPYRGNVLTVMGRKIAELDACNIEHVITSESVKQLKQFVENNPDYSRWRQVLKKVQIDN
- a CDS encoding ARMT1-like domain-containing protein, with translation MKTYLDCIPCFLKQSLEAACMATDDKTIHKSALREVMKHLGVVSFTSSPPEISREVHEIIRRVTGSKDPYKKVKDQSNKMAKKLYPHLKQLINEADDSLFMAIKLAIVGNVIDFGTANRFSVEDTIEKDFEDKACPRFKNVLKNTKTILYLADNTGEIFFDKLLLEELVKMEKEITYVVKANQIINDATVEDAKFAGIDKLATIIAGDEGQKLSAPGIVLSHASKEFMEHFRTADMVIAKGQGNYESLSDSGREIFFLLMVKCPLVARDIGNDVGKLILKVKE
- a CDS encoding DUF5320 domain-containing protein, with amino-acid sequence MPGGDRTGPWGFGPMTGRAAGYCAGYPVPGYANPSVPGFGFGRGRGRGFGRGRGFWWRGYYPYPTPYYGPAPYYGSEYPEPSREEEKAYLEDMVKGLEEELKGIKERLQELSKEEK
- a CDS encoding 4Fe-4S binding protein, yielding MKQLTVISGKGGTGKTSITAAFASLAGNAVLADCDVDAADLHLILKPDVKKTMGFHGLNIAHIDKDRCIDCKKCYESCKFDAIDKEINLIKESCEGCGVCEYICPVDAITMKERDSGFAYISETRFGPMSHAMLKTAEEASGKLVTVVRNNAKTLAEEQGKDLIIIDGPPGIGCPVISAITGVDLVLVVTEPTLSAIHDLERILGVANHFGIPSVVCINKYDINVDNTEKIEQYCKSNGIEVVGKLPYDTVVTDAMIREKSVIEYSDSDVANKIIDMWNEIQGRLHI
- a CDS encoding NifB/NifX family molybdenum-iron cluster-binding protein, which translates into the protein MGDKGLDEQIGEHFGRVPTYTIIDLDTDEVKVVPNISHHMDGQVNPPEIMAKEGVNIMICRGLGRRAIMMFEEMDIEVYIGASGTVKDAVEAFKKEKLQKASEADACSQHVFRDQHHY